One Bacteroidota bacterium DNA segment encodes these proteins:
- a CDS encoding OmpA family protein: MKSFLKPVILMTLLGLTVNAVCQVDVDVKDKVENQTNNKLNQKTDQSIGKGLNSIENGIKGVFKKKGSKDKTQTQESQKQESVNNPESKKQEAPVGLESYSKFDFVPGEKVIYYEDFSQDAVGDFPALWNTNGSAEVVTTNLFPGHWVKFNTEQAIWTDNLLTLPDNYTIEFDIIPAANAENNMAGYHVRLMQCINTKAFDYGSAPGKGGFHFQIEYFGRPSFSTWFLKGGCEELALRGTKEEEIYKEVLNHQYHIAIWVQKSRIRLYQNQNKLFDLPKALPVECLKVDRLRFEDGAAMISNIRIAVGAPDMRNKLLTEGKLVSYGIYFDVNKDVVKPESFGTLKGIAAVMSENPGLRIKIVGHTDNDGVAAANLDLSKRRGAAVKNELVKTFSIDASRIESDGMGATKPVAPNDSPANKALNRRVEFIKL; this comes from the coding sequence ATGAAATCTTTTTTAAAACCTGTCATTTTAATGACTTTGCTTGGCCTGACGGTAAACGCAGTGTGCCAGGTTGATGTGGATGTTAAAGATAAGGTCGAAAATCAGACGAACAACAAGTTGAACCAAAAGACCGATCAGAGCATTGGTAAGGGATTAAATTCCATTGAAAATGGAATCAAGGGGGTGTTTAAAAAGAAGGGTAGCAAGGACAAAACACAGACACAGGAATCGCAAAAGCAGGAGAGTGTTAATAATCCGGAGTCCAAAAAGCAGGAAGCCCCTGTTGGTCTGGAATCTTATTCAAAATTTGATTTTGTTCCGGGTGAAAAGGTCATTTATTATGAAGATTTCAGCCAGGACGCTGTGGGCGATTTCCCGGCCCTTTGGAATACCAATGGTTCTGCAGAAGTGGTTACGACAAATTTATTTCCCGGGCATTGGGTAAAATTCAATACCGAACAAGCTATTTGGACTGATAATCTTCTTACCCTGCCTGATAATTATACCATAGAGTTTGATATCATTCCGGCGGCAAACGCGGAGAATAACATGGCCGGTTATCATGTAAGGCTTATGCAGTGCATAAATACGAAAGCTTTTGATTATGGCTCAGCACCAGGCAAGGGCGGTTTTCACTTCCAAATTGAATATTTTGGCAGGCCTTCTTTTTCCACCTGGTTTTTAAAAGGAGGTTGTGAAGAATTAGCATTAAGAGGGACTAAAGAAGAAGAGATATATAAAGAAGTTTTAAATCATCAATACCATATTGCCATTTGGGTTCAGAAATCCAGGATAAGGCTGTATCAGAATCAGAATAAGTTGTTTGACCTTCCTAAAGCATTGCCTGTTGAGTGTTTGAAGGTTGACAGGCTTAGATTTGAAGATGGTGCTGCTATGATCAGCAATATAAGAATAGCTGTAGGAGCACCGGATATGCGCAATAAATTACTTACTGAAGGGAAGTTGGTGAGCTACGGGATTTATTTTGATGTAAATAAGGATGTGGTTAAACCTGAATCTTTCGGCACTCTCAAGGGAATTGCAGCGGTGATGAGTGAAAATCCAGGTTTGAGGATAAAAATTGTAGGGCATACCGATAATGACGGAGTTGCTGCAGCAAATTTGGATCTTTCCAAACGTCGAGGAGCAGCAGTTAAAAATGAACTGGTCAAAACTTTCAGTATTGATGCTTCCAGGATTGAATCGGATGGTATGGGTGCAACCAAGCCGGTAGCGCCCAATGACAGTCCGGCCAACAAGGCGCTTAATCGCAGGGTTGAATTTATAAAACTTTAA